TTCATCGAGGCGAAGTATTGATCTTTCGTTTTCAGGACTTACCCTTAAGGAAACGCAGGATGTTGAGCTTGCTTTGCTACTCCTAGCTGCTGCGGAGAAAGTAGGGTATCGAGAATTCGAGTGTACGAGCATGTTGGTGAAAGAATGCGAGTTCATGTCGTCGAGGATTGGGAATCTGGTTCAACAAGTAGTTTATTATTTCTCCAAAGCTCTTTGAGAGAAGATCGAGATAGATACGGGAAAGGGTTCGGGAAGTAAATCGGTGTTTAACTTCGATGAATTGATGATGAGGCCTAATCCAGCTATATTAGCATGCCATGGAGAATTATACCATTTGTAGGGATTCAAGCCATTGTGGAACATGTTTCAAAGGCAAAAAAGGTTCACATAATTGATCTTGGAATCAAAACTGGGGTGCAATGGACGGTTCTAATGCAAGCTCTCGTGTCTCGGTACGAGTGTCCGATTGAGATTCTTAAAGTAACCACGGTTGCAACTAACGGGAAACGGTTAATCGAGGGTACCGGTAAGTGGCTATTAAGCTTTGCTCAAAGTTTGGGATTACCCTTTTCTTTTAAGGTGGTTGTGGTCTCAGACATGTTGGATCTCAAAGAAAATCTCTTCGAAGTCGATGTTGGAGAAACGGTTGCTGTCTATGCCGCAACAACTCTTAGGAGCATGCTTGTAATGCCGAACCGGTTTCGAACATATAATGAGAGTGATTAAACTTATTAACCCTTGTTTGATGGTGGTACCTGAAATCAAGGCCAATCAAAACTCCCCGATGTTCGCGAACCGTTTCGTTGAAGCTCTTTTCTTCTTCAGTGTGTACTTTGATTGCCTTGTGACATGCATGAAACGGAACTGCGTAAACAGAGAGATTGTAGAATCGGTGTACTTTGCAGAGGGGATTAGGAACATGGTAGCTGCTGAAGGCGAGGAAAGGAGGGTCCGGCACGTGAAGTTCGATGTTTGGAGGGCGTTTTTCGTTCGGTATGGAATGGAGGAGGTGGAATTAAGTATGTCATCTTTGTACCAAGCATGTCTTGTTCTAAAAACTTTTGCGTGCGGAAGATTTTGCACACTCGATATGAATGGGAAATGCTTGCTCGTTAGATGGAAGGGAACTCCGGTGCATTCGATTTCGGTATGGAAGTTTCTTTAAACTCTGGATTTAATGTCTTAAACATTACCATTCCTTGGTGTTTTCATTTAACTGTTCAACAGTGGAAGTGTTATCAAAATTCATCAGCTGCAAGTCTTATCAAAATTGCAAGATCAAGCTTCAACAAGATTTCATCCATGCATGGAATCCTTTGATGATTATCTCTCGGAGCTCAACGAGTCCTTCAACGGCAGATGCTATAATCTTTCGGGTGACAAGATCAAAGACGTAAGCTCATGATCCTTTTATAGCTTCAGCTAAAAAGGTTAATGCCTGGCAACCGGATCATGCGAGAAAGTTCCACAACCTATGCAAGTTCGTATCTTCCGATGCTGGCACCGCGATCCAACGAATCATCTATTATTTCAGTAAAGGTCTCCGGGAGAAAATCAGCGGGGTAACCGATGGTAATAAACCATCACACCACCCTGATGAAACAGTTGTGAATATCTATTTTAAGTTACCATTCATTCATGAAACACAGTTTACCGGTTTACAAGCGATCATTGAAAGCATTTCGTGCTCGAAAAAAGTCCATCGACTTGGCCATCCGAAGCAGAGCACAAGGCATATCCTTGATGCAAGCACTAGCAACACGCGAAAATCCCCCAATCGAGCGTCTCAAAATAACAGCCATCGGCACAACATTACGGACCAAGATGGAGCAAACAGGTAAAAGGCTGTCATGTTTTGCACAGGCTTTAAACATACCCTTTTCTTTCAACACCGTAATGGTAACACACCTTAAAGACATAAACCAAGACATGTTCGACATAACCGAAGACGAAACCGTCGTTATAAGCTCCCGTTTCTTGCTCTAACACACTAACACCAACCATGCAGCTTGGAATCCATACTCAAAGTGTTCAAGGACTTGAATCCATGCATGTGTGAATCGATTcgattataaatttataaccggaattaaattactttgataacctaaataaccaaaaaaatttcaaatttcaaattaatttgacGATTCAAATTAATCTAAGTCGAGCAATTGAAAAAAATCTACCAATTCAAAATGCTTACACGTGTGTTCCAGAGTTGACACGTACGAAAACCTTTGATTTTGCATGTGTGACACTTGGGGGAAACCAAGGGAAAAAGCCGGCCTTTAAAACACAGTTCAAGAAGCAGCAATTTTGTAGAAATTGGTTACACAGTGGCATACAAATGCAGGCAAAGATCACCGTGACGGAGACATGGCTGAGGAAGCACCGCCACTTGTACGACGGAGCCACCAGACATCCTTTTATCCGCAGCATTCGAGATGGGAACATCGATATCTCCGCCTTCAAAACATGGCTGGTTCTTGTTTTCTGATCCTAAATTTCTTGctattttatgcttaaattgCTTGTAGCTCCAGaaatattttgggtttttttatatgaaaacttGATTGTTTTGGATTCATATAATTTCAGGGGCAGGATTACATATTTGTTAGAGCTTTTGTGCCGTTTGTAGCAAGTGTTTTGACTAAAGCTTATAAAGGATCAGATGATGGTAACGGTGATGTAGAAGTGATATTAGGAGGTGTAGCTGCTTTACATGATGAGATTTCCTGGTTTAAGAAAGAAGCTTTTAAGTGGGGTGTTCAGCTCTCAAGTATTGCTCCTCAGAAAGCAAATCAAGAATACTGCCGGTAATTTCATGTGTGTGTTTACCAAGTGTTTGTTGTTTTGATTGCCTCAGGAATGTGGATGATTGGGACCTATGTTGTTCTTGATTTGGTGCAAGTGTTGTATACGGGTATATATTTCTATATGTTCGATTTTGAGTGTCTTCTTCCATGAATTTTAAGGATCTTTGGTGGGCCGTATCTCAATGAGGGTATATATATCCGATTTCGAGTATGTTCTTCCTTGAATTTTAAGCATCTTTGGAGGGTCACATCTCAATATACGAACACAAGTCTCGATTTCCGGATCAATATAGATTAGGACAGCTAATTGCTAGGTGGTCATGTTACTCGGACTTCGATGGGTTTGAATAGTTGCTTGCTTGGTGTAACGTGTCAACCTTTTTTCGGGTCATTGTTACGGGTTCATGTCCTATGTTATTTcagatcaaatataaatattaagatcCTTGATTAAGTATTTTCTTAGCTTTCTTCTTAGTTTCCAGTTGCTTGGTCAACTAGTTTGAAAGCTTTAAAGCCGCATACCAGTTTGGTGTAAGATCGAGTTCGGATTGATCATGAAACTCGAATTGCTATAATCTTGGCTTGTTGGTTTATTTAAAAAGCTAGGGCCAAGCCTTGTATGGTCGCTCTATTCTGGCAATAGCGGCATAGATTTGTCGATAGCATTGAGCTGTGCATAAATGTTCTTTGCATTTCTGGGCTGTGCCCGTCGAACTTGTAGCATCATACATTTGACTTTACATGGTATTGCAGATTTCTTGAGAGCTTAATAAGCCCAGAAGTCGAATACACCGTCACGGCTGTAGCTTTTTGGGCGATCGAAACCATCTATCAGGAGAGTTTCGCACACTGCTTAGAAGATGACAGTAAAACCCCTCCAGAACTCAAGGAAACTTGCCAAAGATGGGGCAATGAAAGCTTCGGAGAGTACTGTAATTCCCTCCGGAATATTGTCGATCGACAGCTAGAAAAAGCGTCTGATGATGTCATCACAAAAGCTGAAGCGACACTCCTGCGTGTTCTTGAACACGAAGTTGATTTCTGGAACATGAGCCATAGAAGAACCTGAATCTACGAGACTGAGCTGCATGGTTTACCTTTCGCAGAACTTGATATATCATAAGCACCAATATTACAAAGTTGCGTGCATATATAGTTAAATCAATGGTTTGGTATATACATAAACGTACCTAGAAGTTATGGACTCTGTTTCTTTTCCGCCTATATATGAAGTTGTATATATGTGATGGTTTTTCAGAATTGGATTAGGTAACCTTACCAAAGGTTTTCAGATTAGTGGAGCTAAGGTTTTCAAAATTGGTGGAATCAAGTTTTTCCGTTTTTGTTTCCTGCATTACTCTTTGgtgattgaagaaaaaaaattgaatatatttacgcctatataataatttctataaattttataataaaacaataatatgcatcatttgtaatttgtaattattaatactaacattttatacttttaattaatgaatggAACTTCTTATTACCTTTCTGTCTTTTCCTGAGTAAACAATATGAATACAATggatttaatcacaataaatagataaaatgaaGGCTAAATTTGTCCTATGAATAATGAATGTCGTGGTAAACGAAGGGActaaaaaatctttttatttttaaaattattaataaatatttttaaccatacaaaatgtttaaatgaaataacaatCGAACTTGAGATTAGTAAACATTCGTACATAAATACTTTACTACTTctataaataattcatttataaatatttataatataaatttaatataagtgaaataattttatttattaatatgttttttttcataaaGCCCAGCCCAATTCTTAGAATCCTAGGCCTCTTTTTTAATCAAACCCATTAATTAAAGAGTTCTAATAAAACTGCTTTAAACCTCTCTCTGTAACCTAGCTAGAAGAACCAAGCATTCATTAATGCCCGCTCTCTGCAACTGAAAACTTGAACAATTCTCTTTTAAAGGTCTGGTCTCAGCTCAAACACTTTGGTAAGAACTAAACTTCcccaatttttcatttttaaaaagaattattatcCTTTTTGGGTTTGATTCCTACTGTTTCCTTTTTACTATgatttttagtattgtttagGGTTCTAACCTTCAAGCAAAATGGATTATTTTTCATTGCTGGATTTAGTGAATTTCCAGGGTTCTTTTGCATATATGTTTCTGGCTGAATTTTTTTAGTTACTTTACCCCATTTTTGTTTGTTGGGTTAATAGCTTGATAATGATGTAATTAGAGGTTGGTTTGAacagaaaaatggaaaaaaaccctaaaccctaaattatgtttttcCCCACATGATTTGGCATTAGTGAGATGGAATTTGAATTTACTGTGTTTTTGACCTGTTGGTATTAGAAATAGGTCAATGTCTTTGTACTTTTACAGCATTTAAGATTTAGTCTCTATGCTTTAgaagttaaaagttaaatcctcttgctttttcaatttaaaaattctaatccAGTCATTAACACCGTTAGTATGCCACATGATATGAGGGCAGCCTAATTAATGTGCCAAGTAGgcaatttttgacaaaaaatactAAAGATGTTAATGATTGGACTGGGATTGTTAAATAGAAATAGTAAGCGGACTTTaactttttatgttttgggacTAAATCTCTAATTTTGTCAAAGTACAATTATTGGTGGCGTATTTTAACCTTAGAAAATTTTGCAGCATTGAGAATTGTGAATGTTGTTTGAaggggggtttttttttttttaaatgtttgcAGAGTGGGAAGTAAAAGGATGTTGACAGCTGATTCGGGTTCTGTGTTAAGGTTAGTGGAGATAGAAGGAAGAGGAAGGGCTCTCGTTGCATCGCAACCATTGAAGGCGGGGCAAATCGTTCTCCAGGATTCTCCTATCGTTGTTTACTCCGCTTTTCCGTTGGTTAAACCTCAATCTTCGGCATCTTATTGTGATAATTGCTTTAGGATACTCTCCTCATCGGCAAATGTAGTGCCGTGTCCATTATGTTCTCATCATCTCTTTTGCGGTCCAAATTGCCTAACCGCGGCAACAGCTTCCTCTCATTCACCTTGGGTCTGCCAGGCTCTTAGTCGTCTTCGGGATTGCCCTTCTCTTTTTTCTCAACCTCTCGAACAGCAAGTGCAAGCTCGGTTTCTTATAGCTGCATATAATCTAGCCCTTGTTTCCCCTTCGGATTTCCAGGTTTTGCTTTCTCTTCAAGGTCAATATTCCCCTTCCGATGCTCCTGCTGCCGAATTCCTACATTCCCTCATTTTGTCGGTCTGTCCTCCGCCTTCGTTACCGATTTCTATCGAACTCACAGCTGCTTTATTGGCAAAAGATAAGCTCAATGCTTTTGGCTTGATGGAACCTATCTCTCTACAACAAGACGGAGAGAGGTCCGTCCGTGCTTACGGGATCTATCCCAAAGCATCTTTCTTCAACCATGATTGTCTTCCAAATGCTTGCAGATTCGATTACCTCGACTCAGCTCCGGCCCAGAACACCGACATGATTGTTAGGATGATTCATGATGTCCCTGTAGGTAGAGAGATTTGCTTGAGTTATTTCCCCGTCAATCTCAACTACTCCGCCCGACAGAAGAGATTGACCGAGGATTATGGCTTTACCTGCAATTGTGACCGTTGCAAAGTTGAGGCTAATTGGTCCGATAATGAAGCTGACGTTATAGATGATAACGGGACCGTCGAAGAGAATGAGGATGAGGAGATCATGGAAGAGGACAACGATGAACAAATGGTAGCCTCTGAAGGGGATGAAGTAGGAGAAGCCGATTTCCCCCATGCTTATTTCTTTGTGAGATACATGTGTAATCGCGAAAACTGTTGGGGCACGCTCGCGCCGTTGCCCCCATCCAATGATGTTCAGTCTAAAGTATTGGAATGTAATGTCTGTGGCAACCACAAGAGTGAAGAAGATATGTGTTGAACTTTAGGACAAAGGTATTCTTTTTCCATTGGAGGAAATGCTCTTATCACAACAATGTTGGCTTTCTTCCATAGTTGCAGTTCTGTGTTTTTATGTGCTTGTTTTCACGGTAATTCATTTAagtagtaaattttaattttgttaattttttttattaatatgggattcaatttatcaacttaATAGTAGAGCGATTGATTTGAACCGATTCCTATAGTACAGAAGTTTCTACAGCTTTTATCAAGGTCTTGTTGTTCTGGTACTGTCTTGGGCGCGTCTTGTCGATTTCGAGAAAATAAGTACAGGCGTTATTGACCAATATCGCAAACCTCCTCCTGATGGTCATCTGCTTTCTACTTTCCGAGGAAACAACATTCAGGGAGCCTTGACCAGCATGTTCGAGTACAGTGAATCAAACATTGCATAATCAACTGATCAACTGAGCTGAACTTCGGATTCATTCTGTATTGAACTTTGATCCATGCATTCAACAAAATCTCTCGTTTGTCAAGGATGAATTCTTGATTCAAATTGTTCGAAAAAAGAATAATAGCTGGAAACtcgtaaaatcataaattcaaaGAGAAGATAAGCTTGCCGGGAACTCGAAAAATCCAGAGACACATGTTCAAGCTACAATGATTTCATAAAGGGATTCCACAACTACTGGGAACTATTGTCACTTGTAAACATcggaaaaaggaaagaagacaTATACGGAGTTATTTCCGAAGGCTCAATCACTGGCATCCAGCAACGAACAGGCTGGATGTCAATGCCTTCAACTCTTCCTCCGTTTGCTCCTATCAATGGAATCCGAATCAGAAGGCTTCGAAGATGAGCTATATACCTTCTACTATGCCTCCCCCTCTGCTTCTTCCTCCTCTCTTGCCTTCTCTCTTCCTCGGACTTGGATGATGATGAATTGTAATCCGTACTACTCTCGGCTGAAGAAGAATCTGATGAGGCACCAGTATCAGTCCTGAAAACTGAAGCCTCACTATCAGAATCGGACCCAGAATCTCGCCGATGCTTCCTCTTGCTTTTCTTAGACCTATTACCGTCATTCCTATCCTTAACATCCAGGTTATCCAAATTATACGAGATTGAAAGTTTCATCCTCAATTTCGGATTCTTAAGCTGCTACGTGCGCGAGGGTTGTGACATATAGACTCGTTCATTCTTACTTTCGTATGTCCAATGTCCGGCTTGAAAACACTTTTGGCACTGCTAAGCACCTATCGTAGACATTGTCGTATTGTCTTTCCTTTCACCTAATCGAAACGCCTTTTCGGTACTCATCAAATACATGTGCCGTTTTGCTTCCCTTTTCTCTTGCCATCTGCGCAGTCCCTCTTCTTTTTGCCCGTAAGAATTAACATTACGGGCTGCAGCTGCCGCCGCCCTTTCAGCTTGAACACGACCTTTTGCAGCTGTAATTGCTGTGGCCTTGATTCTTTCGGCCGCGACTTgagtttttcttcttgtttacCGGACATCTTAtcaaaatgacaaaaagaaaaaaaccggtatatatatatatatatgtgtgtatatcaACTCAACCTAAATCCTTCAGCACATTCAAATTTTCCAGTTTcttcatttaaaacatataatgcTAACTAAATTACTAAAAAGAATTCCATTTTTTACAACAAATTCTCTATTTTTACAGATAAATAGATGGCCAATCTTGAAAGAAATTAGATTATTTCACTTGTACATTGGATGAAGGCATAATTTCCTTATTTAAACAAATAGCGCCAAACAAATTAATTGAAAGACCCAATATTCACAACAAAATCCCAACATTtaactataaattaaaatatgaaaaataaatcaaaattcagcAGAGACACTAAAAGAAGataattttgcataatttgCCAACTAACAACCAAGAAATTATAGGTAAAGAAGCGAAATTTCTTCAAAACAACGAAAATTGGGGAAAATTTTTGGACGTACAAAACAATAGCAAACACCAACTTCAAAACACGaatgattgaaaataaaatgtacatCTGCGATTTAATTCATATTGAATCCTAAACTGAACATCGTTttgcaaaaaacaaaaaaaagaagaagagattaatcaagaaattaatTGAAGCTTACCGGGAATTCTTCAAGTAGGGGAGGAtgcaagaaagaagaaaagagggaaatttgataattatttgagAGCGGGGTTTTTTCGTCTTTAACAACTATacttttttataaatagaaattaaaagaaaagtattGTGCTTTTTTTTCATCTAGGTAATATGAAGTTTAAATTTCTACTTAATTTTGTTCGCTTTACTTGTGATCTAATCTTTAATGAAAAAGTTTATATaagacatttttaaaataagaattaaaatattatgtaaagaagattttcttttgtattataGATGTCGGttgtgaaatatatttttttctcaaatttaaattcttttaaaaaactaaaattaaattatagattttatgataataaaaatatttattttaataacgtatattatattatattataaaactgcatattatattttaaagttttatgaattatacttttgaaattaagaattaaaattaatattaatattacaaTGCTCCATgcttaattaatcataaataaattatgagatgaaaattaaagacttgaaataaaaaccttttattatataaaagaagaaCCTGAAATTTTCACAACAAAacctactttttcttttctgccattgaaaattcaaataataataataataataacaataataaactgattaaataattttatcaaatgtttttgataaaattcCATTTAGAAAGAAACATGATATGAGCAAAATAAGAGAACACCACACATTTCATGGTCATATAGTCTTAAGCTGTGAAACGACTTTAAATACTGAGACAACCAGTTTTTTCTTGATGTCTTTATTAAAGACACAAAAGGTTTTAAAACACTCCTGTCAGAAGATTGGCCGCCGTCGAAAGGGCGGCTCCAGTGATGGCGCATTGCAACACGTGTTCTTGGCAAGGTTTCTCACATGTGAGTGCCACTGTCATCCCTGTAAGTGCCCCCGCAACCGCACTGTTTTTCTGCATACACACAATATCGGCCACCAACAAGGGCGTCGATGTCAACTACTATGAATTGTTAAAAAAGCGATACCCAATCCATTTTCTTGCAAGTAAAGAAGTTGATCATACCCAATCATGAGCGCCACGAGCCTCTTGTAAGCCGTATGTGATTCCCGAATATAAGCCGGCAGCCAGGCCTGCAATGTACAATTTTGGATTGGTGGACAATTTAAGATCAATTAGTACTTTTGAAACTAAGCCAATAAAGTATTCGCAAatcaaccttttataaaacaGTAGCAAGCAAATGCCTATTGGGACTTGCAAGAACTAGAACTCACCCCATTGTAGGGATTCCTTTCCAGTGCTCTTCACCTGTATAAGATTGTAACAAGTAATAAGTTGGcaatatacatatgcatatgtGAGTGCGCACgcgtatatatataatatgctATTTTGTCTAGAATTTTCAGTTTTCTCACACTTATATGAGACAAGTACCTCAGTGCAGAGGTATTTGGACAAGGAGATGCAATGGTCCAAGCACATGCACATGAAAAATGGCTCATCGTGTTTACATATAAGAAGTATGACCCTTCTATGAAAAGGGTATGGAACAAGTATCCCAACACAGAGCATTTGGACATGAAGATGCAATGCTCCGGTTACATGAAAAACGGTGCACCAGTGTTTGGATATGGAGATGGATACGTATTGGTAATTGGTAAAGGACATGTAAGAACACGGATAGAAGAACTATAGGCACTTAAGCAAGACACATACTTATATCTAACACTTAAACCGAGAGACATATTTGCATCTAGTTAACACTCAATCCGAGTCCGTAACATATAAGATAGTCCACTGCTGAGATTGAGCTTAGCTGAAGAAGTCCCAGGCTAGATAATTGAATCAGTAACTCGAAGAAAACCTGCCTTTTGTTTTTaggcagcatatatatatagaataaattaaacatttcattCAGTATACAATGCATTAGGTccattatgaaaaaaaaattgatgatgTCGTTAGGGAAATTTAGGAACTCACCATTGCTTCGAGCGATTTTCGATTGGTTTCTCCTGCGATCCACATATAACCAGCAATCAATGCCCAAAATAATCTTAAACTTGACACTCTCCAAATTCGAAAACGGAAGATTTAACTGGTACGGAACGATATACCATATTTTAATAGCAAGCAAAGTATTTGATGAAATACCTCTGAGATAAGGAAATGGATTCTTCTTATTGTTCTTAGCACTGATATCAGTGGAACTACTTCTTGGTTTAGTTCCTGCTACcaaattactattaaatttctaaaaaaactaAAGCAAACAATCCATCAATAACAgcttaattaagaaattaatttaaaaaaagagagagacaTGCTTGCCTTCAAGAGCTAGATAACAACCCTCTCTGGCAACACCTTTAATGGCTCCAATCTACAATTTAAATTAGACCACCACCAtcaccaaaaaaaatcatattctcattggttttgttttaaaaaaaaaaaaggcataaCCATATGCATACGTACGCCAGCAGCTTTGACAAAGCTCTCAGCAATGCGATTAAGGAGAGGGTGACCGAGATCGAAGAAGCCTCCTTTGTCGAAGCTACGTAATTCATCGAGCAATGACCTAGTCTCTAAACTAGTGGCCATGGCTAGTTTGTGCGTGTGTTTTAAGTCGATAATAAGAAGTTGGTTGCAGGGATGTTATGGCAGAGAGAGATAAGAGTAAGAAGATTTTGCAGGGATGTTATGGCGGAGAGAGATAAGAGTAAGAAAGAAAAGTAGAGAGAGTCAAGAGGTGAAAGGACATGTGTTCCTCAGAGCTTGCATGTCTCCTGCATGGGAAGCTGATTAGCGGGTCTTCGTGGCC
The window above is part of the Gossypium raimondii isolate GPD5lz chromosome 9, ASM2569854v1, whole genome shotgun sequence genome. Proteins encoded here:
- the LOC105800706 gene encoding probable bifunctional TENA-E protein, with protein sequence MQAKITVTETWLRKHRHLYDGATRHPFIRSIRDGNIDISAFKTWLGQDYIFVRAFVPFVASVLTKAYKGSDDGNGDVEVILGGVAALHDEISWFKKEAFKWGVQLSSIAPQKANQEYCRFLESLISPEVEYTVTAVAFWAIETIYQESFAHCLEDDSKTPPELKETCQRWGNESFGEYCNSLRNIVDRQLEKASDDVITKAEATLLRVLEHEVDFWNMSHRRT
- the LOC105800710 gene encoding histone-lysine N-methyltransferase ASHR2; protein product: MLTADSGSVLRLVEIEGRGRALVASQPLKAGQIVLQDSPIVVYSAFPLVKPQSSASYCDNCFRILSSSANVVPCPLCSHHLFCGPNCLTAATASSHSPWVCQALSRLRDCPSLFSQPLEQQVQARFLIAAYNLALVSPSDFQVLLSLQGQYSPSDAPAAEFLHSLILSVCPPPSLPISIELTAALLAKDKLNAFGLMEPISLQQDGERSVRAYGIYPKASFFNHDCLPNACRFDYLDSAPAQNTDMIVRMIHDVPVGREICLSYFPVNLNYSARQKRLTEDYGFTCNCDRCKVEANWSDNEADVIDDNGTVEENEDEEIMEEDNDEQMVASEGDEVGEADFPHAYFFVRYMCNRENCWGTLAPLPPSNDVQSKVLECNVCGNHKSEEDMC
- the LOC105800712 gene encoding uncharacterized protein LOC105800712, whose product is MKLSISYNLDNLDVKDRNDGNRSKKSKRKHRRDSGSDSDSEASVFRTDTGASSDSSSAESSTDYNSSSSKSEEERRQERRKKQRGRHSRRYIAHLRSLLIRIPLIGANGGRVEGIDIQPVRCWMPVIEPSEITPYMSSFLFPMFTSDNSSQ
- the LOC105800711 gene encoding outer envelope pore protein 16-2, chloroplastic → MATSLETRSLLDELRSFDKGGFFDLGHPLLNRIAESFVKAAGIGAIKGVAREGCYLALEGTKPRSSSTDISAKNNKKNPFPYLRGETNRKSLEAMVKSTGKESLQWGLAAGLYSGITYGLQEARGAHDWKNSAVAGALTGMTVALTCEKPCQEHVLQCAITGAALSTAANLLTGVF